The DNA window ctctctctctctctctctctctctctctctctctctctctctctctctctctctctctcattttccttctttctttacttttatttctttatttactactactactactactactactaataataataataaaaatgatgatgacaataataataataataataatagtactactactactactaatactaccaccaccaccaccaccaccactaacagcaccctctactttcctcctcctcttccttcttctccttctccttctccttctccttctccttgtatTTATCACAATTCTCTCTTCGTCTTAATCTCGCTACATTCTCCAGCCTCTTAATAATATTCTTGTGGTCATTCTCCCTAGCATGATCTAGGGGCAAGAAGCTGTCCACGTCCTTAAGGTCGAAAACTGCATCATTTTCCAGCAATATTCGCACCAAGCTCTCGTTTCCCAGTCTGGATGCTAAGTGTAGCGGTGTCAGCCCTCGCGCGTCCGCTACATTTAGCATAGCACCGTTGTTTATCAAGATGTACAGATCAGACATAATGGATTTCTTacctgtgggagagagagagagagagagagaggtaagtgtgtgtgtgtgtgtgtgtgtgtgtgtgtgtgtgtgtgtgtgtgtgtgtgtgtgtatttggtgacCCAGGGGGGCCGTAAGAAtagtttttatgattttttaggTAAAATATCATTAATCTGGATGATCTGAAAAAAGGCGTCGGTTAATCTGGGGTTCactgtatatgagagagagagagagagagagagagagagagagagagagaaggacgttTTTtaacttaattctctctctctctctctctctctctctcttccttccttggctTAGTGTAATATGATTAACCTTtgtctgcaggagagagagagagagagagagagagagagagagttattttcactactactactactacttcttctttttcttcttcttcttcttcttcttcttcttcttctttctttctactactactactactactactactactactactactactactactactactaccaccaccaccaccaccaccaccaccaccaccaccaccaccaccaccaccaccacctctactactacaacaaatactaaccccccacacacacacacacacatactggcaGCATAGTGTAGCGGAGTCCTTCCAAGTCTGTCCGTCGCGTTGATAGGACACCCAGCTTTGACCATTCGCCTCAGCACAGCATCGGAGCCGCCCCACCTGACCGCGTAGTGCAGTGGCGTGGCTCCCGTCCTGTCACACACACTCAGGCTGCATCCCCGGGCCAGGAGGTGCAGTACTGCCTCCTCGTGGCCGGAACATATCGCGTGGTGGAGCGGTGTGCGGCCTTCACTGTCTGCCTGGTTGATGTtctggcctgtgtgtgtgtgtgtgtgtgtgtgaggagagtgagtgagtgagtgagatagagagacagacagacagagagagagagagagagagttagacagacagacagagagagagagagagagttagacagacagacagagagagagagagagagagttagacagacagacagacagagaaagagacagacagagagagagacagacagacagacagacagagagagagagagagagagagagagttagacagacagacagatagacagagacagagagagagacacacacacaaaaaaaaaaataaataaataaacaaataaataaataaataaaataaacaaaaaacaataaaataacaaacaatcCCGTGGGAAAAAGTAACAAACCGtgtgaatttttttatataaaggaATATTTAGCTTGTAGGCCTAAGCGACTGACCATTATCGAGGAGTAGGTCTATCGCCGCCACACTGCCCACGGAGGCGCTGTAGTGGAGGGCGTGTGTGTCCTCGCCCACGCCCGTCACGccatgcctgagagagagagagagagagagaaatgaaagaaaaaagaaactaagaaacacacacacacacacacacacacacacacacacagagagagagaaacacacacacacacacacacacagaaagagaaagagagaaacaaacacacacacacagaaagagagagagacacacacacacacacacacacacacacacacacacacacagacacacacacacacagacagagaaagagagagaaacaaacacacacacacacacacagaaagagagagagagaacacacacacacacacagaaagagagagagagagacacacacacacacacacacacacacacacacacagaaagagagagagagagagagagaaaacacacacacacacacacacagaaagagagagagagagagagagaaacacacacacacacaaagagagagagagagagagaaacacacacacagaaagagagagagagagagagagagagagagagagagagagagagacacacacacacacacacacacacagagagagagagagagagacacacacacacacacagacacacacacacacacacacacacacacgtggagagcggacgtgccttcTGCTCAGagcggcatctaactaacactccacacgctaagcaatgtgcttgagtgagaatagttattggtATTGAGGGGCGatcagagcgagtgaacgagtgtacagagtgaacgtagcctggtggcgtgtacatgggagtgatcggaggtgtgagaacctccacactccaaacgacagagcgggaaccacacaaaggccagccatagcagccgccaacgcatcccaccacacacacgtagctaccaggcctggcccccagtgaccacacacccacatgctcccaggaagagtaaaaaaaatggatagaccggtaagaaataaattaccaaattcaaaatatgttgatgaggcccagggagcaaagccgaaagtggccagtcaaagcatgagtccatcttcaacaggggcaacattgcaaggtagattggtaatgttggagaagagatttgaggagttggtgaaggaattaaaagttcagaggagtgaggaggagcaggatagagaattccgcaaggctttgaaggaaagagttaagagactggaggaaaatgaaaacgattggtggatgagaatgcacacttgagagtggaggttgaaaaatacaagagacggttggaggagaaaatggagagtagtaaaggagaaagatgactttaaggaaatgattagtgagcagaatgaaaggtttgaaagggaatgggaactgaagaaaacacaatggactgagtcgagggaagcagagatggttggattacaagaaataattaaagatcagttgaaggaagacaaaaaagaaaggtccaaggaactggttaatgtaatgaagaataaggaaacattgataagggaaatagcagaaaagaagaagagtgtgttaatatttgggatgaaagaacaaaatataacatataagcctaagagaattaaggaagaattaaaacggtaagagatctgttcaaaaatctaaatgatgatgaaaaaaagacctacaagaagaagtggaagagatccatagactgggtccgtataaggagggagtgagcagaccgattaaagtagtactgaagtcacaacaatctgcggaggatatcctatatagaacatcaaagttaagagagatagaaggttgtaaagaggtgtttgtgagaaagaatagaaatgaggaagagaggagaagatataaggaattggtggaagaggcgagaaggaaaaatgatgagcggtctgaggaggaaagagaaaagtttttttggagagttataggagagagagtcagaaagtggtatgtggaaagaaggaatacggaggaacccctagagggagcagtgggtggaccgtaatgtatactaatatagatgggatactgtcaagtagattggaattgcaagactatatgatggtggagaagcctgatatagtgtgtttgactgagacaaaattgcatgaaaaacaaagataaatttggataataaatataatatatggagaaaggatagagagtaaaggtggaggaggagttatgattatgacgaagaaataaataaatgtggataaggtttggtatgggaagaacaacgcagaagtgataagcataaggataaaaagtgatggaaaagaattaataatcatggtgacctatgtacctcctaaaacaaattcttggacattaagggaatacgacaatatgatcaaggatactttacagagtttggaaagtgtattatctggaaaaagaaaggtgatactagtaggagattttaattgtaaggaggtggattgggaaaatctagtaagtggtgttggagaggaagcatgggagagagatttcttaatctaatgatggaaaatatgatggaacagagggtgaaggaaaatactagatatagaggagatgatgaaccggctagactggatttggtgttaacaagagaagtgtacctatgtggagatatacaatacaaatgtcctttgggaaagagtgatcatgtggttatggaaatgcagatagcaacaacacagcgaaggaaggacgagacatacaggagtggtagattgaattatagaaagatggacacagaaagtttgaaaaattatttcagaaaattagattgggaggagatgttacaaatcagagaagtgcaaaaaaatatgagatttttatgaaatattataaagaaggagttatgaaatttgtaccaaagtataaaccgagagaggaaggaagaaaggattggtttaatgcaacttgtgttaaggctaaggaaaagagagatgtggcttggaaaagatggaaaagagcaggaatatactaaataaggagaattatagagtggcgagaaatgagtatgt is part of the Portunus trituberculatus isolate SZX2019 chromosome 2, ASM1759143v1, whole genome shotgun sequence genome and encodes:
- the LOC123501665 gene encoding serine/threonine-protein phosphatase 6 regulatory ankyrin repeat subunit C-like — translated: MAREKLHSAATEGDTDLLSALLMEGASADTLDARCQTPLHLSAKAGQLPAVCLLLDHGASVHSQDIDARTPLHTAVESAEVSVVERLLTEGADIGARERVRGRTPFHIATVSNNVEILKLSLRHGVTGVGEDTHALHYSASVGSVAAIDLLLDNGQNINQADSEGRTPLHHAICSGHEEAVLHLLARGCSLSVCDRTGATPLHYAVRWGGSDAVLRRMVKAGCPINATDRLGRTPLHYAASKKSIMSDLYILINNGAMLNVADARGLTPLHLASRLGNESLVRILLENDAVFDLKDVDSFLPLDHARENDHKNIIKRLENVARLRRRENCDKYKEKEKEKEKEKKEEEEESRGCC